CACTCTCTCTTCTTCTTGTTGCCTGTAGACATCTCTGTAAGTCTCCTAGCTCTGGTCGTAGGTTTCTGTGGGCTCGCCCTTTTGGTagtctctctctttgtcttttggaagctgtgCTGGCCCATTTGGAGAAGCAAGGCGCTCTCATCCAATGCTGACAGCTATTCGCTGGGGGTGCATCCCGAGGCCCCCCCAGCCCCGGCCCCGACTCCGGTGTCTCGTTCTGTTTCAACTCATCCAGAGACCAATGCAATTGGAAATGTGGGAAGGCAGCCATCGCACATCCAGCACGAGGATGAGGAGGATAAGAAGAGGAAGGCACCAGAAGTAAAGGTCAACGGACGGAGCTCGGTTAAGATTTTGGAGGCGGCCATGAAGATCAGCCAGACGTTGCCAGACATCCCTGCTGAGGTGCAGCAGGCTCTGCGTGACCGTCTGAGCAAGCAGGCCAAAATCCAGAGGCAGACAACTGAACCCACCTCGTCCTCCAGGTGATACACACATCTGAATGCCAAACAATTGATAAATTACAGTACAcggagatctatctatctatctatctatctatctatctatctatctatctatctatctatctatctatctatatgcactgtaagtcgctttggataaaagcttctgctaaatgcataaataaataaataatgatcaaATAATTAGTATAATTGttagaaaaaatgtataatattagtAAAAAAGTATATTGTCATACTACATATATACTAGTTTACTATGTACAAAGGAATTCATGTATAACATGTTTTAtcacaacttttattttgacatatttaccCTGTTGATAGGTGATGGCATGTCTCATGGTTGCTACATACGCCCATTAATCATTACAGTTCACCAATCAGAGCCCTAGAGTCACATTGCCATGGCAACAGCATTAAACGTCCCCAGCAGTTAAACAATCAGCTCTTCTTCTCTTTGTTTCATGCGGCACCGTGTTTAAAGGAAGCAGGGATGTAATTAGTGTTGCCACACAATAGAGCTGACATGCTGCGACTGTTTGTCCGACCGGGGAAGTGAGGAACAGCTGTGCTCGGTTCCTTATGGAATCCGTTACTGACAAGCCACAGAATGTTATTAAAAACTACAAAATGGTGTAACAATAAGGTGTCCTTATAAATTGCACATTGACGCAGTGCAGGAAAAGGCCAGGAGAAGTTACTCAAAGGGCATCGTGAAAGACTGTTTGACTGGACTTGGgttgacacttttttttcttgttttcctaTTCTTCTGTCATTTCTTAAATATTACCTTCTCTGGAGTAAGAGGTGATAAAAAAATCaaagaaacaataaataaataaccagatACTGTATGCTTTGAGATAATGCAAACCATgttcaaaagactttaaaataGGCTAAATGTGAAGCTAGGTTCTTTGAAATGATCATTTCATGCTATACCATAAATTGAAATTACCAAATTGAGCAGAACTGCTTTGGAGAAGCTAGTTAATCTATTTCTTATGAGTGAATGCACTATTGTTTTAAATCATTTCGTTTTTGGGGAGGAAACTGAAGATATATGTAACTGCTTTTATTATATAACTTCTTATTGTTTTACAGTGCCTCAAATGAAGATATCTAATATATGATTCACAGTCACAACCCATTAAGCGcagtaataaattatatatttttttccacataCCAAGCAAAAATATCCATTAAATGcctttaatatttaattcaatttctATAGTGCTATAGGTAAAGGGCTCATGAACTGCCTccgtgggtttttttttttttgtactgtgctCTGAGGTCTACTTATAATGTTGTcaaaatttttacataaaaaagcaTAATAGTTTATTAGAAAtaagctattttctgtcctgttacTAACCCCTCTCATCAGAATGCATAGGCACCGTGGACTATTTTACCATGGTctggaacttcattaaaaataaagttaatccactgccttcaatataagctgtttttagagtAATGACGGAGTTTTGAATTCTGAAATTAACAGGAAGTTTTTATCATACGTTGACCTCTTATATATCAAATGATAAAGGGGATTTtgttttctcagttcatgacccctttaaaatttgTAACAAAATTactttatgcataattaatttaattgcatGAGCATATTACACATTCCTGCAAAAAATGAACAACCTTTTGATGTAATATGATAAAACACTCTTATTAGATAGCTTGCATAAACTAAAATCCAAAATATAATGGGTAGACAGGATAATTTTATTTCACGTGTAGCAATCAGTCATCAGTGTATAGTGCAACAGGTAACAGACGTGTCTGTGAAAAACAGGACTTTAATGTTTCCACCTCCTCTACAATCGCTTATATGGGAGAGTACAAACACAAATTGAAATCTGGCACTGGCTCACAGGTTCATTCATTATGGTTGGCAAGATGTTTCAGAAACATTGCCATCAAACACTGGATGGCACTTTGAAAGAGTGCTCTTCAAAACATAAGAAGACAGAAGTTAATTACTCTATCTACAATTTATCATTGCATTGTGCAAACTGCAAGACATGATGTGCAGCAAACGTGCAGGTGACAGGCAAGAGATGGAcaaaatagagagagaaagagagattgacAGTCATTATGAGATCAGGCgagaaaaatggcaaaaacaattgTGTGGAAACACAAAATCTGGTAAATATTATGATTAATATATCACAAATTTGTTAAATGATATAATCCATCACTTTTTTGTATCATGCTGtcattgttatttgtttgttgtcaTCGTCTTAAAGGTGCTATAGTTGCTAGGAAACACAGTGGATAAGCAGAGAAATATGATTTCCTCATTGGAGCCAAAATGAGGTTTTCTATAGTAAAAAGATCCCGGCCGAACTATCGTAATAATTTCTAGTGAAGTCTAGAATATAAAGGGTGCTAAAAATTAAATCGCGGTACTAAAGTGGTTGTTTTCCAGTGCTAGGGAATAATTAACTAAAAGGAACCTTGGTATTAAAGGATAATTACTCAATTTTATTTTGCTGGAAAGTAACTTAGACTCAGACCTTCCAAGTTGTAGATGAGTCCCCCCCCCCATTAGAACAGATaacagaaatgtagcattacatcactgtcTCACCGATGGAtcatctacagtgaatgggtgccatcagaatgagagtccgaacagctgataaaaacatcacaataatccacaagtaatccatacgattccggtccatcaattaacatcctgATCAGTAAAAAACGCTTGTTTGCAATTGAACAAATTCATTAAGACATATTTTCCTTTCTTAtctcataatatttatttttcttgtggaaaagtcatcttgtctgaatcaagagagaaatatgcacagatcaagcacttttACAAGCAAAACCAGTTCAAAACAGTATGtcagaggacaacaggggatggactgtttcactggaggaagcatccAGTGGATATTTTGACCAGAAACAGTGGTTTAAATTGAAAAttcattaataatacatttgtttcttacaaacattcaGCTTTTAACTTCAAAAATAGTTGGAGTATGGACTATGGAGTTTACATTATGGCATTGTTTTCAACAGCTGTTTTAATGCAGAAGTTCCAATATACAAAAACATTTCGTAACTacgaaatatttacatttgtttttcataAGTAGCAATAAAGTTCTTCTCTTTTCGTAGGCACAATTCTTTCCGCCGACACCTGCCACGGCAGAAGAATGTGACCAGTGTGGACTTCACCATGGACACTCTACCTGTGCGCCAGTCTTCTGCAGTCAGTATCGGTCGTATCAAACCTGAGCTGTACAAGCAGAAGTCTGTGGACTCTGAAGAGGGTGCAAAGGAGCCAGTAGAGACGTGCGGGAAGCTGAGCTTTGCCCTCAGCTACGACTACGAGGAACAAGCTCTAGTGGTTCGCATTCTAAAGGCTCTGGAACTGCCTGCTAAAGACTTCACAGGCACCTCCGACCCCTACGTGAAGATCTACCTGCTTCCAGAGCGCAAGAAGAAGTTTCAGACAAGGGTCCACCGCAAGACGCTCAACCCCATGTTCGACGAGACATTCCGCTTCCCTGTGGAGTACAGTGAGCTGTGCAATCGCAAGCTGCACTTCAGCGTTTACGACTTTGACCGCTTTACAAGTCATGACATGATTGGAGAGGTGGTGGTTGATAACCTGTTTGAGCTGTCTGACCTATCACGCGAAGCTGTGGTTTGGAAGGACATCCTTGCAGCCACTACAGTAAGTACAGTGCGTACAGAAAAGCAAAGGTCATAACCAGTACTTTCCTCAGATCCCTCATTGAGACCAGATTTCTGGCAGGTTTGAATTTTTGGATTCATTTTAAAGGTAGCAATCTTGATGCagaatttaaatgtgtatttatgggaagtagaattttaattaaagaatgtttgtcaaaaaaaatgtttgttgaaTGGTGGCTAggcaaagatttgtttaaaagatgaatgaacgaatgaatgaacagAAATACAAGGACAACTGTATTCACTAACTCGTTACATACCTCTGTTTCAATCAAAGGAAATCTGACTGCACAAATGTGAAGGTCTTATTAACGGATAGATTGATCTGTTATGTAAAGTCAGGTGTCAGCAAGGGCTCATCTCCAACCTGACTCACCCTTTCAGGGCACCCACGTACCCCTTCCAAAAATAGATCCAATTGCCAGTTTCCAGATCCACAGGAAGCATGATTATCAAGTCAGAGCCTTCAAACGACAGCCATGACTAATCCAACAGGTGTGGAATTGAGTTTGTCCTATACCGTCCCACTGACTGCAGTGTATAACAAGAAATGGTAAGGTCTCTGCACACTGAGTCTGAAATTTTCGTATGCGTATTCCTAAAAATTGGTCATGCACAGAAACCTAGCACACTGAGTCAAATGTGAATGAAATAATCTGTtgcggaattttttttttttgcaaaactgcACTACATGGAGTCTTCAAGCAGAAGTAGAGTTCCCATTCAGGAGCAGTGGGATCATCCCGGGTGATTCAAAGTTTACTTCAGGATGTCAGTGGCTCAGTTTGATGCTTTGCTAGTGATacatattaaagtaaaatattaaaaagaagccCACCATTTTCTGTGAACTCAGTGTGTAAGGATCGTTACGGTGCTTTGTGCTGCGAGACGAAGTAGACGAACTTGACAACCGCCTTTCTGGATTTTGGCGTTTGCTTTTACGGTGGCTCTGAACTATCAAAACACCTCTGAAAATGCTTGCTACggatgcgaaaaaaaaaaaaaatttatgactGACAAAAAATTTGGAGGCATTGTGTAAACGTGATTATCATAACGTTATttcgtatttattttttaacgtgcAAAACTTTcggaatattttatatatatatatatatatatatttctttttttttttttaggttcctTAATCAGATTGGCCCTCATGATAATGAAGCCCACTCATTATGTCTCAGATACATTTTTCTCTttaaaatctgtatgactttctttcttctgcagagtaTGGATTGTATTATAAAGATTGTTACAActgtttttgtttacagaacaatTACTATACGATTCAATGGGATCCAAAACAACCCCACtgaaccccattgactttcactgtatggactgCAACAcaagacattttttaaaatatcctcttttttatttcacaattaaaGTCATTtaggtttggagtgacatgaataaataatataatttttgatgAACTATCACTAATAGTTAGCACTTGAATAATATCAAAGTATTTAGCCTTATGATGAGCATTCTAgcaatctgaaagaaaaaaaaagtttattaaaaaggTTTTGGTACTTAGTTCAGAATCTATGATTTCTCCCATCACCTGAAACATTAAACCCTAGTTTAAGTGGTAATATGCACACAGGTTTGactttatatattattacatagaTACTGACTTGTTAAACTGCTAGATGATCTGTGAAGGTGAAAGGCATCATTCGTCACACTCACCTCACTAACAGTGAGTGACTCAGAAGCATTTAACAATGCAGGGTATGCAGGTGCATATGGGCCCGAGCTTATTGGGGGCCCGCCGAGCTGAGGGGAACTTTTAATTGAAACGAGGAAATGAATTTCCCTGCAATTTCCCTGAATTTCTCTTGTCCAACAGTTTATCAGAATTATTCGCCCGAGACTGGAGCCCatgtcttttttctctctctctcccccattACACAGCTGCTGTTGCAgccattaaaatagttcagttttggtttttaatggcaaagtggtaatatttctttgcatttttttattaagttcatttagaaatatgtttggaacattttatgtttgttaaattaaGGTTTTTGTTTTCTAAAGGAACAACCAAGTGGCTGGCAGCAGACAGTGAGCTGAgtgtatgtttgatcaatttagccttttcAAATCTATACGTCgtcttgcctaaaataaaatctatagacatAAATCACTTTGTGCATTTCACAGTATTAATTAAAATTGGTTacctagataaatgtgcataTCCATTCGTTTGTGCTGAGAGTGGAAGCTGAATTGCACTTTGCAGGAGATAGGAGGCACGTGTGCGATAACtagcatttttttaataacagtGGCAGCTTTAAATATGACgtaatttttgctcataaaggtaagataATACCCCATTTGGAACTGCAAAGTCATCCGTCATTCttcacatttaacataaaaaacaggAATAAAATGTAGACTTATTGGCGTTTTTAAAAACTTTAGACATTCGTTTGTATTAAATTGTTCTGATTCTTTCATGCGCGCATTCGAATATTCATGTTTATGAAGAGGAAAATATAATTGATTCATATGCCCCTTGAACCGAGGAGAATTATCTCATGAAAAATtaaagagaaaacacatttattgtttgCATTTTATCATAAAATTGACAAAAGCACAAAGCTGAGATTATTGGGTGGCTTGCATGCCACAAATAATGAATGGACTTGAAAACTTTAAAAAGAATTTCCAAGCATTCAGCCTATACCGTAAAACAGCTTGTGAATAGTCACGTTTCAAGTAACGTTATTGAAATGTTAACAATAGGGAAAATCAACAATAGGGCCCAAGTTAAGTTAACCGTGTTGAAGCACATAAAGTTTTGGTAGTGGGGTGGGGATTTGCATATGGCCCCGGGGCTTACTTGCTATGCCACTTGTCCCACTGCCTTCTGCTTCAAAGACAAAGTGAATGGTGACAGCGTTTCATTTTGTTCACCATAGAGAGAAATCTGTGGTGACTCATTCCTGTTTGGGAAACGCAATCTCCTCCTCCTACTTGTTAGACGCATCAGTCTCTTTAGGGCTCATTAATTTCCTGATTGTGTTGTTGTCAGCATATTTATTCATTTCCCTGTTGTTTGCTCGACAGGGATGCACATTTCTGTGCCTGTCAAATCACTTCTGTTGTGTTTTGCTAACATTTGGATTGCTCTCATGTTATTTCCTTCTCATTCTCTTCACTGACTGTTGCTTTGCCTCATAGCTACAATACAGAAGTATTGATGTTTGGGCTTGGAAAGGCGGTGGAGAGGTTTCGACTTATTGTGCTCCGTTATGAGAGCATGAAAACTGCCCTTTAGGGACAAAAACTGACTCTCAGAATCAGACCCGCTGCTCTTAGGCCCCTGACTGCAGAAAGAAGCTAGTAACTCTCAATTCCTAAAATAACCATAGATTGCAGCCTTGCTCTGTTACACTTCCGACTGCACATTGAAACCCTATGTTTTATCTTAAGCTGACATGAGAAGGTCTAATTTTGTTCTCTGTTTTTTTGGAGCACATTGCTAATGTGGCACAAAGGCCATTTCAGATCTGGAGGAGAGGAAATTGGCCAGCCAAAACAGGAAGGGTATTATTGCCCCAAAAAGATTTGTGGATTTCTTTGGACACGAACACTGATAGGAGACGTGACTCTAGAACTAGCCCGTGGCTCTCTGTATTCAACAGTTGTGGTGTGGATAACAAGAGCAGTCAGAGGAGGGGATAGGATGTGACAGAAAGGGGTTTTGACATCATATTACAACAGAGGAGGTACCACATCCTCATCTGATATATAATCTGTGTTGATCTTGTCAATTACAGACAACAGTGTTTCtaaacaaacttttttattagatatttttttttaataataatgattataatgaaatGTGCCTCAtgataatgacaattaaaatgtACAATACTGTTGGCAAaaaaatctagatttttttttctcaaatggtTTGGAATTCACTTGAACATTGAATGataaaaaattgtaaattatacttaattaacaaaaaaataattaaatatttggtttCATGTTGCACTTTCTTGGTAACTAAACCATTACTTTTATTGACTAAATTTCCTTAAACATTGAAAAGTTTGGAGTCACCATGACTTTTATTTAGtaagaatgcattaaactgatcaaaagtgacagcaaatacatgta
The DNA window shown above is from Carassius carassius chromosome 26, fCarCar2.1, whole genome shotgun sequence and carries:
- the LOC132105638 gene encoding synaptotagmin-10-like, with translation MNPHPHAPSNIRWINKNEMNVRTEDGISLCQRALQIVTELCLAGHVDREKCADIFPLESNIPGKGSSDISVSLLALVVGFCGLALLVVSLFVFWKLCWPIWRSKALSSNADSYSLGVHPEAPPAPAPTPVSRSVSTHPETNAIGNVGRQPSHIQHEDEEDKKRKAPEVKVNGRSSVKILEAAMKISQTLPDIPAEVQQALRDRLSKQAKIQRQTTEPTSSSRHNSFRRHLPRQKNVTSVDFTMDTLPVRQSSAVSIGRIKPELYKQKSVDSEEGAKEPVETCGKLSFALSYDYEEQALVVRILKALELPAKDFTGTSDPYVKIYLLPERKKKFQTRVHRKTLNPMFDETFRFPVEYSELCNRKLHFSVYDFDRFTSHDMIGEVVVDNLFELSDLSREAVVWKDILAATTESVDLGEIMYSLCYLPTAGRMTLTVIKCRNLKAMDITGYSDPYVKVSLICDGRRLKKRKTTTKKNTLNPVYNEAIIFDIPPENVEQVSLSIMVMDYDRVGHNEVIGVCRTGPDAEGLGRDHWNEMLAYPRKPITHWHALCEWPGRASSFESQGSCPSPKPPQTP